A section of the Patescibacteria group bacterium genome encodes:
- the rpmA gene encoding 50S ribosomal protein L27, protein MSSTKAGGSTKNGRDSQSKRLGVKRSGGQAVQAGDIIIRQRGSKFIAGSHVGIGKDHTLFALKSGSVEFQTVKKLAFTGIKHKRSLVSVVSSEK, encoded by the coding sequence ATGTCAAGTACTAAAGCCGGAGGCTCAACTAAAAACGGAAGGGATTCGCAATCCAAAAGACTGGGAGTTAAACGCTCTGGTGGCCAAGCAGTTCAGGCTGGCGATATCATCATAAGACAAAGAGGCAGTAAGTTTATTGCTGGCTCACATGTTGGAATTGGTAAAGACCACACATTGTTTGCTCTTAAATCAGGCTCGGTTGAGTTCCAAACTGTCAAGAAGCTAGCCTTTACCGGAATTAAGCACAAGAGATCATTGGTTAGCGTA